The following are encoded together in the Streptomyces tsukubensis genome:
- a CDS encoding DUF397 domain-containing protein produces the protein MSPATSSWRPSTRIHPGAVRPPTGPDRGDCVEVAACPDTVHVRDSKAPQGPQLTLAPAAWTRFLTYATHA, from the coding sequence ATATCCCCCGCAACAAGCAGTTGGAGACCCTCGACCCGGATTCACCCGGGAGCTGTACGACCACCTACTGGACCTGATCGAGGGGACTGCGTCGAGGTGGCCGCGTGCCCAGACACCGTCCACGTCCGCGATTCCAAGGCACCCCAGGGCCCGCAGCTCACCCTCGCCCCGGCGGCCTGGACCAGGTTCCTCACGTACGCGACACACGCCTGA
- a CDS encoding glycerophosphodiester phosphodiesterase, with translation MYARPAAAAAAAILGFGALIILPATTTQAAPAAPATKGSGPARTVAHDRPTVVAHRGASAQAPENTLAAVDKAHALGFTWVENDVQRTKDGKLVVVHDDTLARTTDVEQRYPDRAPWNVKDFTAAEIAGLDAGGWFSPAYEGARIPTLKQYLQRITHNRQNLLLELKSPDLYPGIEKETLRELRNDGWLDRRHVDGRLIIQSFSAPSVREVHAQRPDVKTGFLGTPSVAQLPEYAKFTDQINPSHTGLDQAYVSAVHSLKGPHDKPLELFTWTVDDKDTSVRLAGLGVDGIISNNPSVVRDALGGRD, from the coding sequence GTGTACGCACGCCCTGCCGCAGCAGCCGCCGCAGCGATTCTGGGATTCGGCGCACTCATCATCCTCCCTGCCACCACCACCCAGGCCGCCCCAGCGGCCCCCGCCACCAAGGGCTCCGGCCCCGCGAGGACGGTGGCCCACGACAGACCCACAGTGGTCGCCCACCGCGGGGCGTCCGCGCAGGCCCCGGAGAACACCCTCGCCGCGGTGGACAAGGCCCACGCGCTCGGCTTCACCTGGGTCGAGAACGACGTCCAGCGCACCAAGGACGGGAAGCTCGTCGTGGTCCACGACGACACCCTGGCGCGTACCACCGACGTCGAACAGCGCTATCCGGACCGCGCGCCGTGGAACGTCAAGGACTTCACCGCCGCCGAGATCGCCGGCCTGGACGCGGGGGGCTGGTTCTCGCCCGCGTACGAGGGGGCCCGGATTCCGACGCTGAAGCAGTACCTGCAACGGATCACCCACAACCGCCAGAACCTCCTGCTTGAGCTGAAGAGCCCCGATCTCTACCCGGGGATCGAGAAGGAGACGTTGCGGGAGCTGCGCAACGACGGGTGGCTCGACCGGCGGCACGTCGACGGGCGTCTGATCATCCAGAGCTTCAGCGCACCGAGCGTGCGCGAGGTGCACGCCCAGCGGCCCGACGTGAAGACGGGCTTCCTCGGTACTCCTTCCGTGGCCCAACTCCCCGAGTACGCGAAGTTCACCGACCAGATCAATCCCTCGCACACCGGCCTCGATCAGGCCTACGTCTCCGCCGTGCACTCCCTCAAGGGTCCGCACGACAAGCCGCTTGAGCTGTTCACCTGGACCGTGGACGACAAGGACACCTCGGTCCGCCTCGCCGGCCTCGGTGTGGACGGCATCATCAGCAACAACCCGTCGGTCGTACGCGACGCCCTTGGGGGCCGTGACTGA
- a CDS encoding magnesium and cobalt transport protein CorA, with amino-acid sequence MAVVRNPRKVGDLRRVARLTLRRRRVDLSHPARSPLGSAVVNCVPYQKGARQSADRSPSESVARIRKADEGFVWLGLHEPSQEEFAGLAALFDLHPLAVEDAVQAHQRPKVERYGTTLFAVFKTVSYVEHEELTSTSEVVDTGELMVFVGIDFVISVRHGSHGSLGPLREELEAWPERLSQGPAAVLHAIADQVVDDYLAVTDAVQNDIDAVETEVFAAGGARRTDPGRIYQLKRELLELKRAVVPLTGPLRDLADRKNRVVPEDIQAYFRDVADHLTRAAEQIAAFDDLLNSILQAHLAQVTVEQNEDMRKITAWAAVVAVPTMACGVYGMNFDHMPELHWRYGYAMVMGVIAVACVVIYRGFRRNGWL; translated from the coding sequence ATGGCGGTGGTCCGGAATCCACGGAAGGTCGGGGACTTGCGGAGGGTCGCCCGGCTGACACTGCGTCGTCGCCGCGTCGACCTCAGTCACCCCGCGCGCTCACCCCTCGGCTCGGCCGTCGTCAACTGCGTGCCGTACCAGAAGGGTGCACGGCAGTCGGCGGACCGCTCCCCCTCCGAGTCGGTGGCGAGGATCAGGAAGGCCGACGAGGGCTTCGTCTGGCTGGGGCTCCACGAGCCGTCGCAGGAGGAATTCGCCGGCCTCGCCGCCCTGTTCGATCTGCATCCCCTGGCCGTGGAGGACGCCGTCCAGGCACACCAGCGGCCGAAGGTGGAGCGGTACGGGACGACGCTGTTCGCCGTGTTCAAGACCGTCAGCTACGTCGAGCACGAGGAGCTGACCTCGACCAGTGAAGTGGTGGACACGGGCGAGCTGATGGTCTTCGTCGGAATCGACTTCGTGATCAGCGTGCGCCACGGCAGTCACGGTTCGCTCGGGCCGCTCCGCGAAGAGCTGGAGGCGTGGCCCGAACGGCTGTCCCAGGGGCCCGCCGCGGTACTGCACGCCATCGCCGACCAGGTCGTCGACGACTACCTCGCGGTGACGGACGCCGTCCAGAACGACATCGACGCGGTGGAGACCGAGGTCTTCGCGGCGGGCGGCGCCCGGCGTACCGATCCTGGCCGCATCTACCAGCTCAAGCGGGAACTGCTCGAACTGAAACGGGCGGTCGTACCGCTCACGGGACCCCTGCGAGACCTCGCCGACCGGAAGAACCGGGTGGTGCCCGAGGACATACAGGCGTACTTCAGGGACGTCGCCGACCATCTCACGAGGGCGGCGGAACAGATCGCGGCCTTCGACGACCTGCTGAACTCGATTCTCCAGGCCCACCTCGCCCAGGTGACCGTCGAGCAGAACGAGGACATGCGCAAGATCACCGCCTGGGCGGCGGTCGTCGCCGTACCGACCATGGCGTGCGGCGTCTACGGCATGAACTTCGACCACATGCCCGAGCTGCACTGGCGGTACGGCTACGCGATGGTCATGGGCGTGATCGCCGTCGCCTGCGTGGTGATCTACCGGGGGTTCCGCCGCAACGGCTGGCTCTGA
- a CDS encoding TetR/AcrR family transcriptional regulator — MPGQRADARRNYSHILTVAEAEVAAHGADASLEQIARVAGVGSATVRRHFPTRQALLEAVFHGRVQTLCERAEQLGRAEDSRAALLAWLRDFVAYAVAARGLADTLAHESPAQESAPSSCATVLEAAGAPLLSAAIRDGAVKEHVTFHDLVTLTVGIALATENHSEPAPLADRLLRLAIEGVSPRGDS; from the coding sequence ATGCCCGGTCAACGCGCGGACGCGCGCCGCAACTACAGCCACATCCTCACGGTGGCCGAAGCCGAAGTGGCCGCCCATGGCGCCGACGCCTCCCTCGAACAGATCGCCCGCGTCGCGGGGGTGGGCTCGGCGACCGTGCGCCGCCACTTCCCCACCCGCCAGGCCCTGCTCGAAGCCGTCTTCCACGGACGCGTGCAGACCCTGTGCGAGCGTGCCGAGCAGCTGGGCAGGGCCGAGGACAGTCGCGCGGCGCTCCTCGCCTGGCTGCGCGATTTCGTCGCGTACGCCGTCGCCGCCCGCGGACTGGCCGACACCCTCGCCCACGAGTCCCCCGCCCAGGAATCCGCCCCCAGCTCCTGCGCCACCGTCCTCGAAGCCGCGGGCGCTCCCCTGCTGTCCGCCGCCATCCGCGACGGAGCGGTCAAGGAGCACGTCACCTTCCATGACCTGGTCACCCTGACCGTGGGCATCGCCCTGGCCACCGAGAACCACAGCGAGCCCGCCCCTCTGGCCGACCGCCTCCTACGGCTCGCCATCGAAGGCGTCAGCCCCCGCGGCGACAGCTGA
- a CDS encoding DUF899 domain-containing protein, giving the protein MGLPEVVTREEWLRAREELLAKEKAATRARDELNAERRRLPMVAVDKDYLFVGPDGKAGLADLFEGRDQLVVHHFMFQPEWEAGCRSCSAFLDQIGNLAHLRARGTAFAAVSRAPYTKILPFKARMGWSVPWYSSYESDFNQDFHVTLAPSAGPVVHSYRTAREHAEHGDPALLTTEGPFDLPGVSCFLRDDGGRIFHTYSAFARGLDGLGSTTSLLDLTALGRQEEWEEPKGRASALGAPAGSVKVRYHDEYVD; this is encoded by the coding sequence ATGGGACTGCCGGAGGTGGTCACCCGCGAGGAGTGGCTCAGGGCCCGCGAGGAGCTGCTCGCGAAGGAGAAGGCGGCGACCCGCGCCCGCGACGAACTGAACGCGGAACGCAGGCGGCTCCCGATGGTCGCGGTCGACAAGGACTACCTCTTCGTGGGGCCGGACGGAAAGGCCGGTCTGGCGGATCTCTTCGAGGGCAGGGACCAGCTCGTCGTCCACCACTTCATGTTCCAGCCCGAATGGGAGGCCGGCTGCCGCAGCTGTTCGGCCTTCCTCGACCAGATCGGGAACCTCGCCCACCTCAGGGCCAGAGGGACCGCCTTCGCGGCGGTCTCGCGCGCGCCCTACACCAAGATCCTCCCGTTCAAGGCGCGGATGGGCTGGAGCGTCCCCTGGTACTCGTCCTACGAGAGCGACTTCAACCAGGACTTCCACGTGACGCTCGCCCCCTCGGCAGGACCGGTCGTCCACAGCTACCGCACGGCGCGGGAACACGCGGAACACGGCGACCCCGCCCTCCTCACGACCGAGGGCCCCTTCGACCTGCCCGGCGTGAGCTGCTTCCTGCGCGACGACGGCGGCCGCATCTTCCACACCTATTCGGCCTTCGCCAGGGGCCTCGACGGCCTCGGCAGTACGACCTCGCTGCTCGACCTGACGGCGCTCGGCAGGCAGGAGGAGTGGGAGGAACCCAAGGGCAGGGCCTCCGCCCTCGGCGCGCCGGCGGGAAGCGTCAAGGTCCGCTACCACGACGAGTACGTCGACTGA
- a CDS encoding ATP-binding protein, translating into MPSVRGGAIVASVPMSAPLITDATERSVSFELAAHPGSAAQARRLTRAQLDGWALGEDTCEAATLVVSELVTNAIVHTGSRQIVCELRELYGDTRNDSVVGPSGEPSEALGTALSEDSSGHAGTGDGPGVTPGRRLRIAVRDEGCGGGRPLTPPKEPQDEHGRGLLLVAAMSSAWGAQETEPGAGLVVWAELPGEVGPGCTR; encoded by the coding sequence TTGCCAAGTGTTCGCGGCGGGGCGATAGTGGCAAGCGTGCCTATGTCCGCTCCGTTAATCACTGACGCCACCGAGCGCTCTGTCAGCTTCGAGCTGGCCGCCCACCCGGGCTCTGCCGCGCAGGCCCGGCGCCTGACGCGCGCCCAGCTCGACGGCTGGGCGCTCGGCGAGGACACCTGCGAGGCGGCGACCCTGGTCGTCTCCGAGCTGGTCACCAACGCGATCGTCCACACCGGCAGCCGGCAGATCGTCTGTGAGCTGCGGGAACTGTATGGCGATACGCGAAATGACAGCGTTGTCGGCCCCTCGGGCGAACCGTCCGAGGCCCTGGGGACGGCGCTCTCCGAGGACAGCTCGGGGCACGCGGGGACCGGCGACGGCCCCGGTGTCACCCCGGGCAGGCGGCTGCGGATAGCCGTCCGCGACGAGGGCTGCGGCGGCGGGAGACCGCTGACACCTCCCAAGGAGCCGCAGGACGAGCACGGCCGGGGGCTGCTCCTCGTGGCCGCGATGAGCAGTGCGTGGGGTGCTCAGGAGACGGAGCCCGGGGCCGGGCTGGTGGTCTGGGCCGAGCTGCCCGGGGAGGTGGGACCTGGATGCACACGATGA
- a CDS encoding alcohol dehydrogenase catalytic domain-containing protein translates to MAYLKPGAVEVRSTDYPALELRDGPGVARGNVGRVCRHGVILKVLASNICGSDQHMVRGRTTAPEGLVLGHEITGEIVERGPDVEYLSTGDIVSVPFNIACDRCRNRKEGATGICLHVNPARPGAAYGYVDMGGWVGGQAQYVMVPYADFNLLRFPDPDQAREKLLGHRPLTARPRRP, encoded by the coding sequence GTGGCGTATCTCAAGCCGGGAGCGGTGGAGGTCAGGTCCACCGACTATCCGGCCCTCGAACTGCGGGACGGGCCGGGGGTGGCGCGGGGGAACGTGGGCCGTGTCTGCCGGCACGGAGTGATCCTGAAGGTCCTCGCCAGCAACATCTGCGGCAGCGACCAGCACATGGTGCGGGGCAGGACCACCGCCCCCGAGGGGCTCGTCCTCGGCCACGAGATCACCGGCGAGATCGTCGAACGCGGCCCGGACGTCGAGTATCTCTCGACCGGGGACATCGTCTCCGTCCCCTTCAACATCGCCTGTGACCGCTGCCGCAACCGCAAGGAGGGGGCGACGGGCATCTGTCTCCACGTCAACCCCGCCCGCCCCGGAGCGGCTTATGGCTATGTCGACATGGGTGGCTGGGTCGGCGGCCAGGCCCAGTACGTCATGGTGCCGTACGCGGACTTCAACCTGCTGCGCTTCCCCGACCCGGACCAGGCCAGGGAGAAGCTGCTCGGCCACCGCCCTCTGACGGCCCGCCCGCGCAGGCCGTGA
- a CDS encoding NmrA family NAD(P)-binding protein: MATLSAPVLVTGATGRQGGATARALLAADIPVRALVRDPNAAGAKAVAALGAELVTGDLMDTDSLAPAVRGVRAVFSVQMPPMDESGVDFAAELAQATNLLRTAKEAGVRQFVQSSTSGVGSHDRTPGWAEGRWAAMEPYFDTKQAILEAVRRAGFDRWTVIKPAFFMENLPQLAPHGPEGGLATVLKPETKLALVAREDIGAAAAGAVSAPDRFHEVELELASDRLTMTHIARTLSEVWGVHVPAPTMSLEEALAAGMPTWGAGHEWTNAVEQPARPEFARALGIPLTDFATWARENLVPAL, encoded by the coding sequence ATGGCCACCCTCTCTGCCCCTGTTCTGGTGACCGGTGCCACCGGCCGTCAGGGTGGGGCCACTGCCCGCGCGCTGCTGGCCGCCGACATTCCGGTGCGTGCGCTGGTCCGCGACCCGAACGCGGCCGGTGCGAAAGCCGTCGCGGCGCTGGGGGCCGAACTGGTCACCGGCGATCTGATGGACACGGACTCCCTGGCCCCTGCCGTCCGTGGCGTCCGTGCCGTGTTCTCGGTGCAGATGCCGCCGATGGACGAGAGCGGCGTCGATTTCGCGGCTGAACTGGCGCAGGCCACCAACCTGCTCAGGACGGCCAAGGAAGCGGGCGTGCGGCAGTTCGTACAGTCCTCCACCAGCGGGGTCGGCTCACACGATCGGACTCCCGGCTGGGCGGAGGGCCGCTGGGCGGCCATGGAGCCGTACTTCGACACGAAGCAGGCGATCCTGGAAGCGGTACGCCGAGCGGGTTTCGACCGCTGGACCGTGATCAAGCCGGCGTTCTTCATGGAGAACCTGCCCCAGTTGGCGCCGCACGGGCCCGAGGGCGGACTGGCGACCGTCCTGAAGCCGGAGACGAAGCTGGCGCTGGTCGCCCGCGAGGACATCGGCGCGGCCGCGGCTGGGGCCGTCAGCGCCCCGGACCGCTTCCACGAGGTCGAGCTGGAGCTGGCGAGCGACCGGCTCACCATGACGCACATCGCGAGGACGCTCTCCGAGGTGTGGGGCGTGCACGTCCCGGCTCCGACGATGAGCCTCGAAGAGGCACTCGCGGCGGGAATGCCGACGTGGGGGGCGGGCCACGAATGGACCAACGCCGTCGAACAGCCAGCCCGACCCGAGTTCGCCCGCGCGCTGGGTATCCCACTGACCGACTTCGCCACCTGGGCGCGCGAAAACCTCGTCCCGGCACTCTGA
- a CDS encoding FUSC family protein, whose product MFHRARTTSLPPWLAHALRAQRGPAPWPAMARGALSVAPLIAAVAEGRPTAGVLAALGVLLATVNDRPGSRRAATRRLGAPAVAGAAGLFVGSYAAALTGAGTGAVVLPLVLAVLGLCAGAISALGPVASACGTQLLVAAAIGAGMPLPEPGWLRALYYLAGAGWLLALRLALPSPGGSGAKGAAFYRLGGERAAVAAVYAAVADLLTAAGSPDAPARRVALTTALDQAQEALFGRWLGSSAASAAERRLHGQFAAALPLAEAATALAWAGAPLPARAAEGPRRLAEAVRAGERSGPLLPAPARTVAGLRALDDALLAAAEAFDREAGGPARPRRGSARSALGRMTGPAGREYGVRVALCFGASAAAAQALHPDHWYWLPATAAFLVKPDLGPLASRVLCRALGTVLGAGLFAAAAALAALSPVLPPRAAVLVTAVAVCGALLPLAMRHFASQTMVVTGFVLALVLIGGEEQASWTRIADTLLACGTVLLVGHLPFPGQRGNAVRTRLAAASLAADDYLGHVLSGSRDRPGRWALRREAYRSLAEASTAVELSAAELPALARHTAGAADVTSVLERLVDTTTAAAVDLDDAGRLPARHSAELAVLRAELAALDRFRVRPTAAGRSPVL is encoded by the coding sequence GTGTTCCACCGCGCCCGCACCACCTCACTTCCGCCATGGCTCGCCCACGCCCTGCGCGCCCAGAGAGGCCCGGCGCCCTGGCCCGCCATGGCCCGGGGCGCCCTCTCCGTGGCCCCGCTGATCGCGGCCGTGGCCGAGGGACGGCCCACGGCCGGTGTCCTCGCGGCCCTCGGTGTGCTGCTCGCGACCGTCAACGACCGGCCGGGCAGCCGCCGGGCCGCCACCCGCAGACTGGGCGCCCCGGCGGTGGCCGGCGCGGCCGGGCTGTTCGTGGGCAGCTACGCGGCGGCCCTCACCGGCGCGGGCACCGGCGCCGTCGTGCTCCCCCTCGTCCTGGCGGTACTTGGCCTGTGCGCGGGCGCGATCAGCGCGCTCGGCCCCGTCGCCTCGGCCTGCGGTACGCAACTCCTGGTCGCGGCGGCCATCGGCGCGGGCATGCCGCTGCCCGAGCCCGGCTGGCTGCGGGCGCTGTACTACCTCGCGGGCGCCGGCTGGCTGCTCGCGCTGCGGCTGGCCCTCCCTTCACCGGGCGGCTCCGGAGCGAAGGGCGCCGCCTTCTACCGGCTCGGCGGTGAAAGGGCGGCCGTGGCGGCGGTGTACGCGGCCGTGGCGGATCTGCTGACGGCGGCGGGCTCCCCGGACGCCCCGGCCCGCAGGGTGGCCCTGACGACCGCGCTCGACCAGGCACAGGAGGCACTCTTCGGCCGCTGGCTCGGAAGCTCCGCGGCGAGCGCGGCGGAGCGGAGGCTGCACGGGCAGTTCGCGGCCGCGCTGCCGCTCGCCGAAGCGGCGACCGCGCTGGCCTGGGCGGGTGCGCCGCTGCCCGCCCGCGCGGCGGAAGGCCCGCGCAGGCTGGCCGAGGCCGTACGCGCGGGGGAGCGGAGCGGCCCACTGCTGCCCGCTCCCGCACGTACCGTCGCGGGGCTGCGCGCACTGGACGACGCGCTGCTGGCGGCGGCCGAGGCGTTCGACCGCGAGGCGGGCGGGCCCGCGAGACCGCGGCGCGGGTCGGCGCGGTCCGCCCTCGGCAGGATGACGGGCCCGGCGGGACGGGAGTACGGCGTGCGGGTCGCGCTGTGCTTCGGGGCGAGCGCCGCCGCGGCGCAGGCCCTGCACCCCGACCACTGGTACTGGCTGCCCGCGACCGCCGCCTTCCTCGTCAAGCCCGACCTCGGACCGCTCGCCTCCCGCGTCCTGTGCCGGGCCCTCGGCACCGTGCTCGGCGCCGGCCTCTTCGCGGCGGCCGCGGCGCTCGCGGCTCTCTCCCCGGTGCTGCCGCCCCGCGCGGCCGTACTCGTCACCGCGGTAGCCGTCTGCGGTGCGCTCCTGCCGCTGGCGATGAGGCACTTCGCGAGCCAGACCATGGTGGTGACGGGTTTCGTGCTCGCCCTCGTCCTGATCGGCGGGGAGGAGCAGGCGTCCTGGACCAGGATCGCCGACACCCTGCTGGCCTGCGGGACCGTGCTGCTCGTCGGGCACCTGCCGTTCCCCGGGCAGCGCGGCAACGCCGTACGCACCAGGCTGGCAGCGGCCTCGCTGGCGGCCGACGACTACCTCGGGCACGTCCTCAGCGGCTCGCGGGACCGGCCGGGCCGCTGGGCGCTGCGCAGGGAGGCCTACCGCTCGCTCGCCGAGGCCTCCACCGCCGTGGAACTGTCGGCGGCGGAGCTGCCCGCCCTCGCCAGGCACACGGCGGGCGCGGCCGACGTCACCTCCGTACTGGAACGGCTCGTCGACACGACGACCGCCGCGGCCGTTGACCTCGACGACGCGGGCAGGCTGCCGGCCAGGCACAGCGCGGAACTGGCCGTACTGCGCGCGGAACTCGCCGCGCTCGACCGGTTCCGGGTACGCCCGACGGCGGCGGGCCGCAGCCCCGTGCTCTGA
- a CDS encoding DUF397 domain-containing protein encodes MNRPAIYNGMPARELGSEGWHKPWSGGNGGNCVEAMRLADGRVAVRQSADPEGPALIYTPGEITAFIQGAKAGKADFLIS; translated from the coding sequence ATGAACCGCCCCGCCATATACAACGGCATGCCCGCGCGGGAACTCGGCAGCGAGGGCTGGCACAAGCCGTGGAGCGGCGGGAACGGCGGCAACTGCGTCGAAGCCATGAGATTGGCCGACGGCAGGGTCGCGGTACGCCAGTCAGCCGATCCAGAGGGGCCGGCCCTCATTTACACCCCCGGCGAAATCACCGCTTTCATCCAGGGCGCGAAGGCGGGCAAGGCAGACTTCTTGATCTCTTGA
- a CDS encoding helix-turn-helix domain-containing protein, with product MSEPRSAPTVGQVVLGRRLQDLRERAGFSRDEAAKVLRVAPATVRRMETAEVSLKIPYLQLLLQSYGITADEAEAFVSLAEEANKPGWWQRFHDILPGWFSMYVSLEGAAGLIRTYEPHFVPGLLQTEEYALAVMRSGAIGRTSPEEIERHVALRMQRQALLDREDAPRLWVVMDETALRRPAGGSDVMRDQIDKLLEASLRPNVTLQVAEFAAGPHPGTYGPFVLFRFAVPELPDMVYSEYLTGAVYLDARPEVATYLEVMDHMAAHAATAHRTREILRDLRKEL from the coding sequence GTGAGCGAACCGCGGTCCGCGCCGACCGTTGGTCAGGTTGTGCTGGGCAGACGCCTTCAGGATCTGCGGGAACGCGCGGGGTTCAGCCGGGACGAAGCGGCCAAGGTGCTTCGTGTCGCGCCGGCCACGGTCCGCAGGATGGAGACCGCGGAGGTCTCCCTGAAGATCCCGTATCTCCAGCTCCTCCTCCAGTCCTACGGCATCACGGCCGACGAGGCGGAAGCGTTCGTCTCGCTCGCCGAGGAGGCCAACAAACCGGGCTGGTGGCAGCGGTTCCACGACATCCTCCCCGGCTGGTTCAGCATGTACGTCAGCCTGGAGGGGGCCGCCGGCCTCATCAGGACGTACGAGCCGCACTTCGTGCCCGGACTCCTTCAGACCGAGGAGTACGCGCTCGCCGTCATGCGCTCGGGCGCCATCGGTCGTACCAGCCCCGAGGAGATCGAACGCCATGTGGCGCTGCGCATGCAGCGTCAGGCGCTGCTTGACCGCGAGGACGCCCCACGCCTGTGGGTCGTCATGGACGAGACCGCCCTGCGCCGTCCCGCAGGTGGCTCCGACGTCATGCGGGACCAGATCGACAAGCTGCTCGAAGCCTCGCTCAGGCCGAACGTGACCTTGCAGGTCGCGGAGTTCGCGGCTGGTCCCCACCCCGGTACGTACGGCCCATTCGTACTGTTCCGCTTCGCCGTGCCCGAACTTCCGGACATGGTCTACAGCGAATATCTGACGGGCGCGGTCTATCTGGACGCGCGCCCCGAGGTGGCCACGTACCTGGAGGTCATGGACCACATGGCGGCGCATGCCGCCACTGCACATCGCACCAGGGAAATCCTCCGGGATCTCCGCAAGGAGTTGTGA
- a CDS encoding nucleoside/nucleotide kinase family protein yields the protein MRGVRLEAITWERLTDTLTERLLDLKPEDGGAWPRVAIDGAPAARPGQLAERIAEALRARGRSALVVATDGFLRPASLRYEYGHEDPDSYYDGWFDTGALWREVFGPLDPGGTGRILPDLWDPAADRATRSPYVTLPPGAVLLLHGPFLLGHWFPFDLSVHLRLSPGALRRGTDAADGWTLPAFTRYEAETDPAVAADVLVRADDPRRPAWSGSHGR from the coding sequence ATGAGAGGCGTGCGACTCGAAGCGATCACCTGGGAACGGCTCACCGACACCCTCACGGAGCGGCTGCTCGACCTGAAGCCGGAGGACGGCGGGGCCTGGCCCCGGGTGGCCATCGACGGGGCCCCGGCCGCCCGCCCCGGCCAATTGGCCGAGCGGATCGCCGAGGCCCTGCGCGCCCGGGGCCGTTCGGCGCTCGTCGTCGCCACGGACGGCTTCCTTCGGCCCGCCTCGCTGCGCTACGAGTACGGGCACGAGGACCCGGACTCGTACTACGACGGCTGGTTCGACACCGGCGCGCTCTGGCGGGAAGTGTTCGGGCCGCTGGACCCGGGAGGCACCGGGCGGATCCTCCCCGACCTGTGGGACCCTGCGGCGGACCGCGCCACCCGCAGCCCCTACGTGACACTGCCCCCTGGGGCCGTACTGCTGCTGCACGGGCCGTTTCTGCTCGGGCACTGGTTCCCGTTCGACCTGTCCGTCCACCTCCGGCTCTCACCCGGCGCTCTGCGGCGGGGCACGGACGCCGCCGACGGATGGACGCTGCCCGCCTTCACCCGGTACGAGGCGGAGACCGACCCCGCCGTCGCGGCCGACGTCCTCGTGCGCGCCGACGACCCCCGCAGGCCGGCCTGGAGCGGCTCACACGGTCGCTGA
- a CDS encoding nucleotidyltransferase domain-containing protein: MTDDAFLGRITERLAELPTVRAVTLGGSRAEGTHTETSDWDLALYYRGAFDPATLRAVGWRGEVSEIGGWGGGVFNGGAWLTVEDRRVDVHYRDLDTVEREVAEAEKGRFHQEPLLFHLAGIPSYLLVAELALSRTLHGTLPHPAYPEALRRTAPPRWWGSASATLAYAAANHAPRGRHTETTGLIATAAVQTAHAILAAKGEWITNEKRLLDRAALRGIDTLLATTAPTPEVLVETVAGAEELLTTALRKVHAVGGEAHPR, from the coding sequence ATGACGGACGACGCGTTCCTCGGACGGATCACCGAACGGCTGGCCGAGCTGCCGACCGTACGGGCCGTGACGCTCGGCGGGTCCAGGGCCGAGGGCACCCACACCGAGACCAGCGACTGGGACCTCGCCCTCTACTACCGGGGCGCTTTCGACCCGGCGACGCTGCGCGCGGTCGGCTGGCGGGGAGAGGTCTCGGAGATCGGCGGCTGGGGCGGCGGCGTCTTCAACGGCGGAGCCTGGCTCACCGTCGAGGACCGCAGGGTCGACGTGCACTACCGCGACCTCGACACCGTGGAGCGCGAGGTCGCCGAGGCGGAGAAGGGCCGTTTCCACCAGGAACCGCTCCTCTTCCACCTCGCGGGCATCCCCAGCTACCTGCTGGTGGCCGAGCTGGCACTCAGCAGGACCCTGCACGGCACGCTGCCGCACCCCGCCTACCCCGAGGCGCTGCGCCGCACGGCCCCGCCCCGCTGGTGGGGCTCGGCGAGCGCCACCCTCGCCTACGCGGCGGCCAACCACGCTCCTCGCGGCCGACACACGGAGACGACAGGGCTGATCGCCACGGCGGCGGTGCAGACGGCCCACGCGATTCTCGCGGCGAAGGGCGAGTGGATCACCAACGAGAAGAGACTCCTGGACCGCGCGGCCCTGCGCGGGATCGACACCCTCCTCGCCACGACGGCTCCCACCCCGGAGGTACTGGTGGAGACGGTCGCGGGCGCGGAGGAGCTATTGACCACCGCGCTGCGGAAGGTCCATGCCGTCGGTGGTGAGGCCCACCCCCGGTGA